The genomic segment GCAGGCCCAGAGCCTTGGCCACCTCACTCACCCCCCATTCCGGACGCTCCCGGGTGAAGAGCTCCAAAACCTCGCCCACCTTCTGCACCGTTCCCAGCATGGGCCTCACCTCCGAGGGTAACCGCCTCCAGGTTACACGCCGAGCCCCTTTTTCGGGATAACGGAACAAGTGTTTCGCCTATGTTGAACGGTGCCCTTGAGCTACCAAGACCTCTGACCTAGCCTAAGGGACAAACGTCCCAGGAACGCAGGCCGGGCGTGAAACCGCCAAAAGGGAGGAGCAAGTGGCCAACCTACCGCTCAGGATGTCCGAGAAAGAGATGGAAGACCTCCGGGAGCGCTACCGGGAACTCATCGGCTTCGTTCCCCCCAGGATCCAGGCCCGCACCGATCTCCTAGCCCGCCTGGACCCTGACACCCTGCGCCTGCAAGAAGAGCTAAGGGCCCGGCTCATGTACCCGGCTTGCTTTGACGTGAAGACCGCCCAGCTCATGCTCTTCGGCATGCTCCTCATGGACCTTTCCGACGCCGCCCGCCTCCACGCCATCGCCGCCAGGAGGGCAGGGGCCACCTATGAGGAGCTCAGCGCGGTGGTGGGGCTGGCTTTCCTGTTCCGCGGCTTGCCCGCCGCCAACCGCGGGGCGGAGGTCATCCAAGAAATCCTGCGCATGGAGGAAGAAGGGAGGCTGTAGATGGAAAGCTTTGACGTCGTTCAGCTGGCGCATGTGGAGCTCTATACCCCCAACCCTGAGGGTACCCTCTGGTTCTTCAAGGAGATTTTGGGCCTCGAGGAAACCGCCCGCGAGGGGCAGTCGGTGTACCTGCGGGCCTACGAGGACTGGTACCACCATTCTCTGAAGGTAACCGAGGCCAAGGAGCCGGGCCTGGGGCACGTGGCCTGGCGCACCGCCTCTCCTGAGGCCCTGGAAAGGCGCATCAAAGCGCTGCAAGCCTCGAGGCTTGGGGAAGGGTGGACCGAAGGCGACCTGGGTCACGGGCCTGCCTACCGCTTCCGCACCCCCGATGGGCACAGGATGGAGCTCCTCTTCGAGGTGGAGTACTACCAAGCTCCCCCGGAAAAGCAGAGCCGCTTGAAAAACCGTCCCTCGAAGCGCCCTCTAAGGGGGGTACCCGTGCGGCGCATCGACCACGTCAACTGCCTCTGCGCTGAGGTTACCTCCAACCGCCGCTTTTTCGAGGAAGTCTTGGGCTTCAAGCTCAGGGAACAGAAGATCAGGGGGGAAGGCGAAGAGCTCGGGGCCTGGCTTTCCGTGAGCCCCCTGGTGCACGAGATCGGCCTCATGCGGGACGCCACGGGTTCCCGGGCCCGCTTCCACCACATCGCCTTCTGGTACGGCTACCCCCAGCACCTCATGGACCTGGCCGACCTCTGCATGGAATACGACATCCCCATTGAGGCCGGCCCCGGTAAGCACGGCACTACCCAGGCCTACTTCATGTACGTCTTTGAACCCGGAGGAACGCGCGTGGAGCTCTTCGGGGACACCGGCTACCTCATCTTCGACCCCACCTGGAAAACCGTGGTCTGGGATGTGACCAACGTGAACGACCTGGAGAAGAGCAGCATCTGGTTCGGGGGCAACCTGCCGACGACCTTCTACAGCTACGGCACGCCGCCGGTGAAGGAAAGGGTGGGCATATAACCAAACTGGGCTCTAACCGGCGAACCGCCGGTTAAGGCATAAGGGAGGTTAACGATGAGGCGACAGGTGGTTCGGCTTCTAATCTTGGGTTCTTTCTTAGTAACTTTTGCTTTAGGCCAGCAAGGTGTAGTGAAGATTGGGGTAACAGTTTCCTCTACAGGGCCTGCAGCAGCCTTGGGTATCCCTCAAAGAAACACGGCGCTTCTTCTTCAAGAAATCGTCGATAGGACTGGGGGTATAGCAAGCCGCCGAGTGCAGTTTGTTATTCTAGACGATGCAACAGATCCAACTCAAAGCGTCCGCAATGTACGACGCTTAATTGAAGAGGGGGCGGTGGCAATTATTGGCCCTACGCTCAGCGCCTCTGCTCTCGCAATAATCCCGGCAATCGCTGAAGCCAGGATTCCTAATCTTTCTACGGGACCCAGCAAAGACATCTCGTATCCTGTTGATGAGCAGCGGTTCTGGGTCTTCCAGGTTACACCAACTGAAGAAATAATGGCTAGGGCGGTAGTGACTGACATGACGCATCGAGGACTTCGTACCGTAGCCTACAT from the Thermus thermamylovorans genome contains:
- a CDS encoding carboxymuconolactone decarboxylase family protein yields the protein MSEKEMEDLRERYRELIGFVPPRIQARTDLLARLDPDTLRLQEELRARLMYPACFDVKTAQLMLFGMLLMDLSDAARLHAIAARRAGATYEELSAVVGLAFLFRGLPAANRGAEVIQEILRMEEEGRL
- a CDS encoding catechol 2,3-dioxygenase — protein: MESFDVVQLAHVELYTPNPEGTLWFFKEILGLEETAREGQSVYLRAYEDWYHHSLKVTEAKEPGLGHVAWRTASPEALERRIKALQASRLGEGWTEGDLGHGPAYRFRTPDGHRMELLFEVEYYQAPPEKQSRLKNRPSKRPLRGVPVRRIDHVNCLCAEVTSNRRFFEEVLGFKLREQKIRGEGEELGAWLSVSPLVHEIGLMRDATGSRARFHHIAFWYGYPQHLMDLADLCMEYDIPIEAGPGKHGTTQAYFMYVFEPGGTRVELFGDTGYLIFDPTWKTVVWDVTNVNDLEKSSIWFGGNLPTTFYSYGTPPVKERVGI
- a CDS encoding ABC transporter substrate-binding protein — its product is MRRQVVRLLILGSFLVTFALGQQGVVKIGVTVSSTGPAAALGIPQRNTALLLQEIVDRTGGIASRRVQFVILDDATDPTQSVRNVRRLIEEGAVAIIGPTLSASALAIIPAIAEARIPNLSTGPSKDISYPVDEQRFWVFQVTPTEEIMARAVVTDMTHRGLRTVAYIGFNDSYGEGWARFFEAEARAKGLQVLASERYARTDTSVTGQVLRILARRPDAVLVGASGTPAVLPQRTLRERGYAGLIYQTHGVASPDFLRVGGRDVEGTLFPVGPILVAE